In Saprospiraceae bacterium, one DNA window encodes the following:
- a CDS encoding D-tyrosyl-tRNA(Tyr) deacylase, translated as MRVVIQRVLKASVTIDDTIHSEINKGLLVLLGIEKEDTLDDATWLALKLSAMRIFSDQDGKMNLSISEVENGEFLVVSQFTLYASTKKGNRPSFIKSGHPDIAIPLYEYFCKKLKDVASVNVKTGVFAADMKVSLINDGPVTIIMDSKTRE; from the coding sequence ATGAGAGTAGTCATACAGAGGGTTTTAAAAGCAAGCGTAACCATTGACGATACTATCCACTCAGAAATCAATAAAGGATTATTGGTTCTTTTGGGTATTGAAAAAGAAGATACATTAGATGATGCAACATGGCTGGCATTAAAATTGTCTGCTATGCGCATATTTAGTGATCAAGATGGTAAAATGAATCTATCTATAAGTGAAGTAGAAAATGGGGAATTTCTTGTTGTAAGTCAATTTACATTGTATGCAAGTACAAAAAAAGGTAACAGACCATCATTTATAAAGTCAGGTCATCCGGATATTGCAATACCTTTGTATGAATATTTTTGTAAAAAATTAAAAGATGTTGCTTCTGTAAATGTAAAAACTGGAGTTTTTGCAGCAGATATGAAAGTTTCTTTGATAAATGATGGTCCTGTGACTATTATTATGGATTCAAAAACAAGAGAATAG
- a CDS encoding gliding motility-associated C-terminal domain-containing protein produces MKYKINQKAFLYLLVLLSIQTNAFNQSLSNVVWSTYHGGSGMDAFRDMVIDELGFVYVVGTTSSTSNISTPSAYKTTNSGQNDVYLAKYTTSGQKVWSTYYGGSGDDIGQSIDLDPQGNVVITGLTFSASEISSPGTHKANISASGDIFVAKFTNSGILIWGTYYGGDRFDFANDIAADNNGNVIITGWTESGNGIASTGAYKSIKSDTTDICIAKFSPSGQIIWSTYYGHNGAELGLQVESDAQNNIYFSGWTSSTAQFATVGTHQSIYGGESADAFIGKFNPNGTLLWVTYFGGSGRDYADALFVTPAGDVYAGGYTTSDNNISTPGVHQTTRGGDADVFLTRFNTFGTRMFSTYMGGNGFDAAFRIGQNADGNIVVTGHTLSTTNISTVNVFQPNNNGSSDAFVSVFTPAGLRIQSTYFGGSGIEESKAIVTDRSNAIYIAGKTTSSSNISSGNPSQSNYGGGPEDGFITKFLCTPPVINTNNRNICEGATLQLSTTSGSNYVWEGPGGFTSSIQNPQTTNLNQSHAGIYTVTVTDVSGCRATDSIQINVLNAPIVLPGSNSPLCLGGTLTLSSSGGVSYQWSGPSGFSSSLQNPVINNVLSTNTGIYKVTVTGSNGCLKTDSVNVNVSGQLNAAITSNSPVCDGDTIRLSVTGGSTVIWSGPAGYTSNQRSIKIPAAAQVAGTYTLTVTDNSGCSLRRDTMISVIPRPSARITGRDTICQNENTTLTAVGTGSYLWSTGGTTGQITVNPTQNTVYSLRLTHNGCSDSARYNIIVNKTPQINILTSVTNISPDQMLNLTATGADRYFWSPAAILSCTDCPNPVAKLQNTTEICVAGFNGFGCRAEKCITVEVNDPCDVTLPNIFSPNGDSRNDHWCSLAKDCIKEQHLTIYDRWGNNIYSSTGTEVCWNPENESVKLQNQVFTYILILNLIDGMVKTLTGSITLIK; encoded by the coding sequence ATGAAATATAAAATAAATCAAAAAGCTTTTTTATACCTCCTTGTATTATTGAGCATTCAAACCAATGCTTTCAATCAATCTCTTTCAAATGTAGTATGGTCAACTTATCATGGAGGTTCCGGAATGGATGCATTCAGAGACATGGTGATAGATGAACTTGGTTTCGTCTATGTAGTAGGAACCACATCAAGTACTTCAAATATATCTACGCCATCTGCATACAAAACAACAAATTCGGGACAGAATGATGTTTATCTGGCGAAATATACAACATCCGGACAAAAAGTTTGGTCTACATATTATGGTGGCTCGGGAGATGATATCGGACAAAGTATCGACTTAGATCCACAGGGCAATGTCGTCATCACAGGATTGACTTTTTCAGCTTCAGAAATAAGCAGTCCGGGCACTCATAAGGCAAATATATCTGCAAGTGGCGACATTTTTGTAGCAAAATTTACCAATTCAGGGATATTGATTTGGGGTACCTACTATGGAGGTGACCGTTTTGATTTTGCCAATGATATAGCCGCTGACAATAACGGAAATGTCATTATCACGGGATGGACAGAGTCAGGAAATGGTATTGCATCAACTGGAGCATACAAGTCTATCAAAAGTGATACTACAGATATTTGTATCGCAAAATTTTCTCCAAGTGGACAAATAATTTGGTCTACATATTATGGGCATAATGGTGCTGAATTAGGCTTACAGGTAGAAAGTGATGCACAAAATAATATTTATTTTTCAGGTTGGACATCGTCAACCGCTCAATTTGCTACAGTAGGAACGCACCAAAGCATATATGGAGGTGAATCTGCCGATGCATTTATAGGAAAATTTAATCCAAATGGTACCCTACTTTGGGTTACATATTTTGGAGGTTCTGGGAGGGATTATGCGGACGCCCTATTTGTCACACCTGCCGGAGATGTTTATGCCGGTGGGTATACTACATCTGACAATAATATATCAACTCCAGGGGTACATCAGACCACCAGAGGTGGTGATGCTGACGTATTTTTAACCAGATTTAATACCTTTGGTACCAGAATGTTTTCAACATACATGGGAGGAAACGGATTTGACGCAGCTTTCAGAATCGGACAAAATGCGGATGGTAATATCGTAGTGACTGGTCACACATTATCAACGACTAATATCTCTACAGTAAATGTATTTCAACCAAATAATAATGGTTCATCAGACGCGTTTGTATCTGTATTTACTCCTGCTGGATTACGGATTCAGTCGACTTATTTTGGTGGATCCGGTATAGAAGAAAGTAAAGCAATAGTCACAGACAGAAGTAATGCAATATACATCGCTGGAAAAACTACAAGTAGCAGTAATATTAGTTCAGGTAATCCTTCACAATCTAACTATGGCGGAGGACCAGAAGATGGGTTTATTACGAAATTTTTATGTACACCACCCGTAATAAACACCAATAACAGGAATATTTGCGAGGGTGCAACATTACAACTTTCCACAACCTCCGGCTCGAATTATGTGTGGGAAGGTCCCGGAGGTTTTACATCATCGATCCAAAATCCACAAACTACAAACCTAAATCAATCACATGCCGGTATTTACACGGTTACAGTGACTGATGTAAGCGGTTGCAGGGCTACAGATTCTATCCAAATTAATGTTTTGAATGCTCCAATTGTATTGCCGGGATCGAATAGCCCACTATGTCTTGGAGGAACTCTCACTCTTTCATCATCAGGAGGTGTATCATACCAATGGTCTGGCCCATCTGGTTTTTCATCATCACTACAAAATCCTGTGATCAACAATGTTTTAAGTACCAATACAGGAATTTATAAAGTTACCGTGACAGGATCCAATGGCTGTCTGAAAACAGATTCTGTCAATGTGAACGTGTCAGGACAACTAAATGCTGCAATCACATCAAATAGTCCGGTCTGCGACGGAGATACTATACGACTCTCGGTAACAGGAGGAAGTACAGTAATATGGTCTGGCCCTGCAGGATATACCTCAAACCAAAGATCAATAAAAATACCGGCGGCAGCGCAGGTGGCGGGTACTTATACTCTAACTGTAACAGATAATAGCGGATGTAGCCTCAGACGAGATACTATGATCAGTGTCATACCCAGACCATCTGCAAGAATTACTGGTAGGGATACAATATGTCAAAATGAAAATACAACGCTGACCGCTGTCGGTACAGGCAGTTATTTATGGAGTACAGGGGGTACAACGGGACAAATTACTGTAAATCCAACCCAAAATACTGTCTATTCTTTGCGACTTACACACAATGGGTGTAGTGATTCTGCAAGATACAATATTATAGTCAATAAAACACCACAAATCAACATATTGACTTCCGTTACGAATATAAGTCCTGACCAGATGCTAAATCTTACCGCTACAGGTGCAGATAGGTATTTTTGGTCTCCTGCAGCCATACTTTCATGTACAGACTGTCCAAATCCTGTAGCTAAACTGCAAAATACTACTGAAATCTGTGTTGCTGGATTTAATGGTTTTGGTTGTCGTGCAGAAAAATGTATAACAGTAGAAGTCAACGATCCATGTGACGTGACCTTACCCAATATTTTTTCTCCAAATGGAGACAGTAGAAATGATCATTGGTGCAGTCTCGCCAAAGATTGTATCAAGGAACAACATCTTACAATTTATGATAGATGGGGAAATAATATTTATTCATCTACGGGGACAGAAGTTTGCTGGAATCCGGAAAATGAATCTGTAAAACTGCAAAATCAGGTGTTTACATATATACTAATACTAAACTTGATTGATGGTATGGTAAAAACACTTACAGGAAGTATCACATTGATAAAATAA
- a CDS encoding nucleotide pyrophosphohydrolase, giving the protein MNIKKYQKDVDHWINTVGVRYFSELTNMAILTEEVGEVARLMARIYGEQSFRDQISIEEQKDKLADELADVIWVITCLANQTGIDLEDSLIKNFAKKNMRDYERHKENDKLK; this is encoded by the coding sequence GTGAATATAAAAAAGTACCAAAAGGATGTAGACCACTGGATCAATACTGTGGGAGTAAGATACTTTTCAGAACTGACAAATATGGCCATCCTTACCGAAGAGGTAGGAGAGGTAGCCAGATTGATGGCAAGAATATATGGTGAACAATCATTTAGAGATCAAATAAGTATCGAAGAGCAAAAGGACAAACTGGCAGATGAACTGGCGGATGTCATATGGGTTATCACTTGTCTTGCAAACCAAACAGGTATAGATTTGGAAGATAGTTTGATAAAAAATTTCGCGAAAAAAAATATGCGTGATTATGAAAGACATAAGGAAAATGATAAGCTAAAGTAA
- the uvrA gene encoding excinuclease ABC subunit UvrA has translation MITDTIIATDNIDDKQILRNFIHIKGARSNNLKNIELNIPKNKLVVVTGVSGSGKSSLIIDTLYAEGQRRYVESLSSYARQFLDRMKKPEVDYIKGICPAIAVEQKVSTSNARSTVGSMTEVYDYLRLLYARIGKTISPVSGDIVKKHDVTEVVNYICSLPPDTKVQLLIPLQYRHERTLGQELNLLLQKGYSRLLKKGEIISIEDVLSDTSIDLSKSVLNQDKSGLRVLIDRFVVDDKEDNKKRIADSVQIAFSESEGECFIFTPDAEEKYFNNRFELDGIIFLEPTHQLFNFNNPYGACPKCEGYGKMLGIDPDKVIPDEDLSIYQEAIACWRGEKGKMWWNQLIMNADKFVFPVHKAYKELTDTQKDLLWKGNDYFDGIDAFFQELEDGAYKIQNRVMLSRYRGKTVCNVCKGGRLRKEATYVKINDTDITKLIHIPIDDLLSFIDSIKLSDYDQKIAERILSEIKSRLNTMVQIGLGYLTLDRLAATLSGGETQRINLTRTLGSNLTNSLYILDEPSVGLHPKDTEKLVAVLKKLRDLGNTVVVIEHEEAVIRNADYIVDIGPEAGVHGGNLVYPGNYSDFIKGIKDNLTSDYLTGIRKIYVPEAKRKILQKLIIKGARQHNLKNIDVTIPLQTMTVVTGVSGSGKTSLVKHILYPGLKLLINDPVAYAPGKHDQISGDVRNIKMVEMVSQSPIGKSSRSNPVTYVKAYDDIRKLYADQQLSKIKGFEPKHFSFNVEGGRCETCKGDGYLTVEMQFLADVTLTCDECGGKRFKREVLEVTYQEKNIFELLDMTIEESLDFFKSKKNILARLQPLFDVGLGYIKLGQSSNTLSGGEAQRVKLASFLTKEYLSKNIFFIFDEPTTGLHFHDINKLMDAFNSLVENGHTVLIVEHNMEVIRAADWVIDLGPEGGKGGGNLIFEGRPEELKNIEGSYTGQFL, from the coding sequence ATGATTACTGATACTATTATCGCTACTGACAACATAGACGACAAACAAATCCTCCGCAACTTCATACACATCAAAGGTGCGAGGTCCAATAATTTAAAAAACATAGAGCTAAATATTCCAAAAAATAAACTAGTAGTCGTTACCGGAGTTTCCGGCTCAGGTAAATCTTCTCTCATCATTGATACGCTCTATGCTGAAGGTCAAAGGCGCTATGTAGAGAGTCTATCATCATATGCCCGCCAGTTTCTCGATAGGATGAAAAAACCGGAAGTAGATTACATCAAAGGAATCTGCCCCGCCATAGCTGTAGAACAAAAAGTCAGTACATCCAATGCAAGGTCAACAGTGGGATCAATGACAGAAGTGTATGACTACTTGAGATTGTTGTATGCACGAATTGGTAAAACCATTTCGCCGGTCTCCGGAGACATTGTCAAAAAACACGATGTTACAGAAGTAGTTAACTATATCTGTTCATTGCCGCCAGACACAAAAGTACAGCTATTGATTCCTCTTCAGTATCGCCATGAACGAACTTTGGGTCAGGAATTGAATTTGTTACTTCAGAAGGGATACAGCCGATTGTTAAAAAAAGGTGAAATAATTTCCATTGAAGATGTGCTGTCTGATACATCGATAGACTTATCAAAATCCGTGTTAAACCAAGATAAAAGTGGTCTTAGAGTATTGATAGATCGATTTGTAGTTGATGATAAAGAAGATAACAAAAAACGAATTGCAGATTCGGTGCAGATCGCTTTTTCTGAATCTGAGGGTGAGTGTTTTATTTTTACACCCGATGCAGAAGAAAAATATTTCAACAACAGATTTGAGCTTGATGGCATAATCTTTCTTGAACCGACACACCAACTTTTCAATTTTAACAATCCGTATGGCGCATGTCCCAAATGTGAAGGTTATGGTAAAATGCTGGGTATTGATCCTGATAAAGTTATCCCTGATGAAGACTTGTCAATCTATCAGGAAGCCATTGCTTGCTGGAGAGGCGAAAAGGGAAAAATGTGGTGGAATCAATTGATCATGAATGCGGACAAATTTGTTTTTCCTGTACACAAAGCATATAAAGAACTCACAGACACTCAAAAAGATTTACTATGGAAAGGAAATGATTATTTTGATGGAATAGATGCATTTTTTCAGGAACTCGAAGATGGAGCATATAAAATTCAAAATCGGGTCATGTTGTCCAGATACAGAGGGAAAACAGTGTGCAATGTATGCAAGGGAGGTCGTTTGAGAAAAGAAGCCACTTATGTAAAAATAAATGATACTGATATTACGAAACTCATACATATACCGATAGATGACCTTCTATCTTTTATTGACTCGATAAAACTCAGTGATTATGATCAAAAGATCGCTGAAAGAATTCTTTCTGAAATAAAAAGCAGGCTGAATACAATGGTACAAATTGGATTGGGATACCTTACGCTTGACAGGCTTGCAGCCACTTTGAGTGGTGGTGAAACCCAACGTATCAACCTCACACGAACTTTAGGAAGTAACCTTACAAACTCTTTATACATACTTGACGAACCAAGTGTAGGACTTCATCCAAAGGATACTGAAAAGTTAGTAGCTGTTCTCAAGAAATTAAGGGATCTGGGCAATACTGTAGTGGTAATAGAACATGAAGAAGCTGTAATACGCAACGCTGATTACATCGTTGATATAGGCCCTGAAGCAGGAGTACATGGAGGTAATTTAGTCTATCCCGGCAATTATTCTGATTTTATCAAAGGCATTAAAGATAATCTTACATCGGACTATCTTACAGGTATCAGAAAGATATATGTACCTGAGGCGAAAAGAAAAATACTTCAGAAACTGATCATTAAAGGCGCACGGCAACATAATCTCAAAAACATTGATGTGACTATACCATTACAGACAATGACAGTTGTTACGGGTGTGTCTGGCTCAGGTAAAACAAGTTTGGTAAAACATATACTGTATCCGGGTCTTAAGTTACTTATAAATGATCCTGTCGCATATGCTCCTGGCAAACATGATCAAATATCCGGAGATGTCCGCAATATCAAAATGGTAGAGATGGTAAGCCAAAGTCCTATCGGGAAATCATCCAGATCCAATCCTGTAACCTACGTTAAGGCTTATGATGACATCAGAAAACTATACGCTGATCAACAGCTCTCCAAGATCAAAGGCTTTGAACCTAAACATTTTTCATTCAATGTAGAAGGTGGTAGGTGTGAAACATGCAAGGGAGACGGATATCTTACAGTAGAGATGCAGTTCCTGGCAGATGTCACTTTGACTTGTGATGAATGTGGTGGTAAAAGATTCAAAAGAGAAGTACTGGAAGTGACTTATCAGGAAAAGAATATTTTTGAATTGCTTGACATGACTATTGAAGAGTCATTGGATTTTTTCAAATCCAAAAAGAATATTTTAGCCCGGCTTCAACCGTTGTTTGATGTAGGACTGGGATATATTAAGTTAGGCCAATCAAGTAATACGCTCTCTGGTGGCGAGGCACAGAGGGTAAAACTAGCTAGTTTTCTTACGAAAGAATATTTGTCAAAGAATATATTTTTTATTTTCGATGAACCTACCACGGGTCTTCACTTTCACGATATCAATAAACTCATGGATGCCTTTAATTCATTGGTTGAAAATGGTCATACTGTACTCATAGTGGAGCACAATATGGAAGTCATCCGAGCTGCAGACTGGGTTATAGATTTGGGTCCTGAAGGAGGAAAAGGCGGAGGAAATCTGATTTTCGAAGGGAGACCTGAAGAACTCAAAAATATAGAAGGATCATATACCGGTCAGTTTTTATAG
- a CDS encoding tetratricopeptide repeat protein produces the protein MKWIVLFSIICNIYVVFHHDVVQSFLYNKNDDNSNKIITVTNIITEKKLEVKDDLKPFKSGIKPKLHQKPKQVTPKEVKHFLSTNKNSNADLLSEIVRIEDNTEPEYNIKVKVRTIDSFDMTNMEVIDLTSSMENNKLNREATSLTKVSEGTTQTVDASVSIGSTDESDNGELKKITELAISIPTIGVSEIIHSENTSSSDASLEKPDKGVLKKDAELVTPTSSISETTQVSGSSISDKTVNDVEHQVAVKTNLENKVISDAESQIKELSEANADEDDKKIKQYEKSLTINRNFEMALQYNMNGNHTKAIPLYLNILEVDPNHKEANYNLALTKIELNDLKEGCKLLQKSYNLGINQAKEMIDQHCRW, from the coding sequence ATGAAGTGGATTGTATTATTTAGTATTATCTGTAATATTTATGTGGTATTTCATCACGATGTAGTACAGTCGTTTTTATACAATAAAAATGATGATAATAGTAACAAGATCATTACCGTAACTAACATTATCACGGAAAAAAAACTGGAGGTCAAGGATGATTTAAAACCCTTTAAATCAGGTATTAAGCCAAAATTACACCAAAAACCTAAACAAGTAACACCTAAAGAAGTCAAACACTTTCTATCAACAAATAAAAATAGTAATGCTGATTTACTATCGGAAATTGTAAGAATTGAAGACAATACAGAACCTGAATATAATATAAAAGTAAAAGTCCGAACTATAGATTCATTTGATATGACAAATATGGAGGTTATTGACTTAACTTCATCAATGGAAAATAATAAACTAAATAGAGAAGCCACATCATTGACCAAAGTTTCAGAGGGAACCACTCAAACGGTAGATGCATCTGTTTCTATTGGATCAACGGATGAGTCGGATAATGGTGAATTGAAAAAAATTACAGAACTTGCAATATCGATCCCAACAATTGGAGTATCTGAGATTATCCATTCGGAAAATACTTCATCATCTGATGCATCACTCGAAAAACCAGATAAAGGTGTATTAAAAAAAGATGCAGAACTTGTAACACCGACATCATCAATTTCAGAAACAACCCAAGTTAGTGGCTCGTCAATTTCTGATAAAACAGTAAATGATGTGGAGCACCAAGTGGCTGTAAAAACGAATTTAGAGAACAAGGTTATTTCTGACGCAGAGAGCCAAATAAAAGAATTGTCTGAAGCTAATGCAGATGAAGACGATAAAAAAATTAAACAGTATGAAAAAAGCCTGACCATCAACAGAAACTTTGAAATGGCTCTGCAATATAATATGAATGGCAATCATACTAAGGCAATTCCTTTATATTTAAATATACTTGAAGTAGACCCAAACCATAAAGAAGCAAATTATAATCTTGCATTAACAAAAATAGAACTCAATGACCTAAAAGAAGGGTGTAAACTTCTTCAAAAATCATACAATCTCGGAATTAATCAAGCAAAGGAAATGATTGACCAACATTGCAGATGGTAA
- a CDS encoding alpha/beta hydrolase — MATHNIIEEGRFRYAESGDKGGTPFILLHGLLGALSNFDGIVKHFSESHNVLVPILPIFEISLRSLSVMKLVEYVEEFIEYKGYKEVHLLGNSLGGHIAQLYTLKNPDRVRSMILTGSSGLFESAMGTTFPKRGNYEYMKQKAESVFYDPAIATKELVDQIYETVNDLKRAMCVVALAKSAVRHNLEDRLDNIKVPTFLVWGIQDNVTPIWVGEKFNELIPNSELVKVDKCGHAPMMERPDAFNKALGSFVKRVESDTFVVNEKQATIIS, encoded by the coding sequence ATGGCAACGCATAATATAATTGAAGAAGGTAGATTCCGATATGCAGAATCGGGAGATAAAGGTGGTACTCCTTTTATATTGTTACATGGATTATTAGGAGCTTTAAGTAATTTTGATGGTATAGTTAAACACTTTTCTGAGAGCCATAATGTATTAGTACCTATTCTTCCAATTTTTGAAATTTCCTTGAGAAGCTTGTCTGTCATGAAATTGGTAGAGTACGTGGAAGAATTTATAGAATATAAGGGTTACAAAGAAGTGCATTTACTTGGTAATTCTTTAGGTGGTCATATCGCTCAACTCTATACTTTGAAGAACCCTGATAGAGTAAGGAGTATGATTTTGACTGGAAGCAGTGGACTTTTTGAAAGTGCTATGGGTACCACATTTCCCAAGAGAGGAAATTATGAATATATGAAACAAAAGGCAGAGAGCGTATTTTATGATCCTGCTATAGCTACAAAGGAATTGGTTGATCAAATATATGAAACCGTAAATGATTTAAAGAGAGCTATGTGTGTTGTGGCACTTGCAAAATCTGCTGTTAGACACAATCTGGAGGATAGATTGGATAATATTAAAGTGCCTACATTCTTGGTTTGGGGTATACAGGATAATGTTACTCCTATTTGGGTTGGTGAAAAATTTAACGAATTAATCCCAAATTCTGAATTGGTTAAAGTAGACAAATGTGGGCATGCCCCTATGATGGAACGCCCGGATGCATTTAATAAGGCATTAGGATCGTTTGTAAAAAGAGTAGAGAGTGATACTTTTGTCGTGAACGAAAAACAAGCTACTATCATTTCTTAG
- a CDS encoding COX15/CtaA family protein, which produces MKYSKSIKIWLFIGIVMVFIQVIVGGITRLTESGLSITKWEVVTGTLPPLSEGTWNDEFLKYKQTPQYLEVNEGMSLDDFKFIYFWEYIHRLWARVMGFVFLIPFIYFYSKGMMDKPLIRHLAVVVFFAFLAAIFGWIMVASGLVDRPWVNAYKLSIHLLIAVCVFVALLWTYLKVLDINPDMVFTGSNILRTSYVFLGIILFQLLLGGILSGMKAAVIYPTWPDMNGSYLPDILFSKVEWKLSNFYNYDRNTFMPALIHFLHRNTAYLILLFGVYLSFKLYKTCSESRYTYIKWLPYFILGAILLQILLGIFTVINSKGAIPVSWGVMHQAGALGLMTVTVFTIFVLRIKKL; this is translated from the coding sequence ATGAAATATTCAAAGAGTATTAAAATCTGGCTTTTTATAGGGATTGTTATGGTATTTATCCAGGTTATCGTCGGAGGAATAACACGATTGACAGAGTCAGGATTATCGATTACCAAATGGGAAGTAGTGACTGGTACACTTCCGCCATTGTCAGAGGGGACATGGAATGATGAATTTTTGAAATATAAACAAACACCTCAATATCTGGAAGTAAACGAAGGGATGAGTTTAGATGATTTTAAATTCATATATTTCTGGGAGTATATACATAGATTGTGGGCAAGAGTCATGGGGTTTGTTTTTCTGATACCATTTATTTATTTTTATAGCAAAGGTATGATGGATAAACCTCTGATTCGTCATCTTGCCGTTGTTGTATTTTTTGCTTTTCTTGCTGCTATTTTCGGTTGGATTATGGTGGCCAGTGGTTTGGTAGATCGACCTTGGGTGAATGCTTATAAATTATCTATCCACTTATTGATTGCAGTTTGTGTTTTTGTTGCACTATTGTGGACGTATTTGAAGGTATTGGACATAAATCCTGATATGGTATTTACAGGATCAAATATTTTGAGGACATCCTATGTATTTTTGGGAATAATTCTTTTTCAACTTTTACTTGGCGGAATACTTTCAGGCATGAAAGCAGCCGTCATTTATCCCACTTGGCCGGATATGAACGGTTCATACCTTCCTGATATTCTTTTTAGTAAGGTAGAATGGAAGCTAAGTAATTTTTACAATTATGACAGGAATACTTTTATGCCGGCATTGATTCATTTTTTGCATAGAAATACAGCATATTTAATTTTACTATTTGGAGTTTATTTGAGTTTTAAATTGTATAAAACCTGTTCGGAATCAAGATATACATATATAAAATGGCTCCCATATTTTATTTTAGGAGCGATTTTATTACAAATACTTCTTGGAATATTTACAGTTATCAACAGTAAAGGTGCTATCCCTGTTTCTTGGGGTGTAATGCATCAGGCTGGTGCCTTAGGTCTTATGACTGTAACTGTTTTTACAATATTTGTACTTAGGATTAAAAAATTATAG